CCTTACTCAGGAACAGGAAAGTCGTTGTAAAGCTCGCGAGGCCGGACTCGCCGAGGAGAAACTTCTCAAGGGAGGCCGAGATAATCAGGACAATTGAGCACTTTAAGATAACCCCTCCCCTCATTGAATACGGCACCTTTGAAGGCCTAGACTACATCGTCAGGGGCTTTGCAGAGGGCCGGGAAATCCTCAGGGCAAGGCTCAAGAGGTGGCACTTCTTTGAGATAGCCCTGAAAACGGCCACCCTTGACAGGCTCGGCCTCGACCACGGTCAGATGCAGGGGGGCAAGCACATAATAGTGGGAAAAACCATCTGGATAATAGACTTCGAGAAGGCCAATTGGAGGAAGCCCAACAACCTGACGTCGGCGATGTCCATGATTTTTGTCGGGAAGAACGCGATATCGGAGAAGATTTATGAGGACTTCGGCCTTGACGAGGGATTCAGAGAGGAGATGAGGGAGGCCCTCAGGGAGTACAAGAGGACGGGAAGGCTCTCACCCGTTCTGGACGTCCTTTCCAGACTTTAGCCTGTCGGCCCCGAGGGCTATGAGGGGGACGAGAACCGCGAGGGCTATCAGACCGACCCTCGGGTCGAGGAAGTAGTTGAAGGCCAGTATGACGACCACAGAGATGGCTATCATCACAAAGAGGTCCCTGTCATAGAGCCTCGACTTCGCCAGTATGTTCTGCTCCCTGGCCG
The window above is part of the Thermococcus sp. genome. Proteins encoded here:
- a CDS encoding serine/threonine protein kinase, producing the protein MVPQLFSSEVRHFLEWLDERGFRGVEFLSKGTTSLVFRALLRNRKVVVKLARPDSPRRNFSREAEIIRTIEHFKITPPLIEYGTFEGLDYIVRGFAEGREILRARLKRWHFFEIALKTATLDRLGLDHGQMQGGKHIIVGKTIWIIDFEKANWRKPNNLTSAMSMIFVGKNAISEKIYEDFGLDEGFREEMREALREYKRTGRLSPVLDVLSRL